Genomic window (Marinitoga sp. 38H-ov):
ATTTCTTATAGCAAATAATATTATAAGTGTATGGATGATATTTGTATATTTAGTTATACAATCAATTATAAGTACATTATTTGATACCTCAACATATGCAATGTTGCCAGAAATTGTAGAAAATCAATATCTTGAAAAAGCAAATTCATATCTTCTGATTGTTTCAAATATTTCTTCACTAGCAGGTCCTCCGATAGGTGCTTTTTTATATAGTATATACGGAATTAAAATTTTACTATTTGTTAATGGTATAACATTCATATTATCGGGCATAAGCGAAATTTATATTGAATATAAATTTAATATAGAAAACAAGAAAAAATTATCAGAAATATCGTTTTTTAATGAAATAAAAAATGGAATAAAATATTTGAAAGTTAAAAAAGAGCTAAAACATTTATTGAATATGATGATATTTTATTCTGTATGGATGATACCAATTTTTGCAGTATTTATACCTGTAATAATAAAAAGGGACGGAGGTTTTTCACCAACATATGTGGGTTTATCCGAAACAGCTATGACAATAGGTTCTTTAGCCGGAGCCTCATTAATAACCTTTATAATGACAAACAATAAAAAAACAAAATATTTTAAATTGTCAAATATTATTTTGAATATTACAATCTTATTCTTAGGAATAGTAATACTCTGGAATTTTCCAAATAAAATTATTAAATTTTTGATAATCTCGATAATATTATTTATGTTTAATATATCATTTATAATATCTAATGTAATAATAAATTCAAAATTTCAAATGAGTATAGATAATGAAATAAGAGGAAGAATTGGATCATTAAAAATGGTGATAATGCAAATAGCAACAATAATAGGTATATCTATAGGTGGAAAAGTAATAGATAAAATTCATAGTGGGTATTATTTAATATTTTTAGGTATAACAGGATTATTAATAACAATATTTTATGTGATTCCATATTATCAAAATAATAAAATCCCCTCTTAAATTAGAGGGGATTTTAGATTGTTGACAAAGTACAAAATAAAATAATCAAAATAATATATATATTAAATATCAATTATTGACAGACGATATCATTATATGATATAATAATTTGTGTATATACACAAAAAAGAATTGAGGTGATTTAATATGAGTACTATTAAAGATTTTGAAAAAAAGAGTAGGCATAATATAAATCTTAAAAACAAAACTTGGATTATTCTTCAAGAATTGAAAAAAATTAAAAATAAAAGCATAAGCAATATTATCGATGAGGCTGTTGATAAATACATAAAAGATTCAGAATATAATACTCTTTATTTTAAACTGTTATCTA
Coding sequences:
- a CDS encoding MFS transporter encodes the protein MNKNFKIYIFGRFISNLGDTIQVIGFPLLLLDMTQSATILGLATIFIMVFEILIRPFLGVIADNYNRKKIMVEMDFISGILCLVMAFLIANNIISVWMIFVYLVIQSIISTLFDTSTYAMLPEIVENQYLEKANSYLLIVSNISSLAGPPIGAFLYSIYGIKILLFVNGITFILSGISEIYIEYKFNIENKKKLSEISFFNEIKNGIKYLKVKKELKHLLNMMIFYSVWMIPIFAVFIPVIIKRDGGFSPTYVGLSETAMTIGSLAGASLITFIMTNNKKTKYFKLSNIILNITILFLGIVILWNFPNKIIKFLIISIILFMFNISFIISNVIINSKFQMSIDNEIRGRIGSLKMVIMQIATIIGISIGGKVIDKIHSGYYLIFLGITGLLITIFYVIPYYQNNKIPS